GTCAAGGAGTTTGGTACAACGGCAATTTTATATCCAGTCAATTGGGTTTTTGCTACATATGTGCCGGGTGACCCAACATTGGTGACCGTCCGAGTGACATTAACGACATTTAACCCAAGATTCGGTAACGTGATTGAAGGGTAGTTAAAGTCTTCTATGCTGTGAGATCCGGAACAAACAAATGTACCATTGAAATTAAGTGCTGAAATAAGTTGTTGGTTGTATCCATAAGCACATAGGAAATTCAAGTAATCCTTAATGCCTAGATCATAAACAAGTCCAGGATCTATTGCAAGGTCAGGTTGAACATGCCCTGAACCATAAGCAAAGGGAGttgcttgtttttttttaaatgcatCTTGAATTGGTCTGTTTGTCTTATCTAGTGTGGTTGCTGTAAGGATATATAGTTAAGTTAGAAATCTTGTGGTTAATAGAGAGTATATGTATTGTAAGTCTACGTGTGTGTACCTGTGGTCATGATAGCCGATTTAATAGCTGCTGGACTCCAATTAGGATGCAATGTTTTGAGAAGTCCTGCAATGCCGGCCACATGAGGGCAAGACATAGAAGTTCCTTGCATAACATTGAATGGAAAACCTGTGCGATTGTCTGTTACTAAGTTGGATGCACTTGCAAACAATGAATAGGCAGCAAGTATGTTCACACCTGGTGCAGTTACATCAGgctgaaacaaaaaacaaatgaaaaaccccattgaaaaaaaataaagacaaataAGGAGTATTATTATACATAGTTGATAACTAGTCCATGTGTGTATAATTATATACCTTGAGTATTGACGGCTGAATCTTATTTGGTCCTCTAGATGAGAATGAAGCCATTACTGGAGCTGGCTTTCTTCCATACAATACTTTTGCTCCTGAAAACCTTATTGTGGTACCCGACTTTAATTTAGAGTCCctgcaattataaatataatgtgTATATGGTTGGAGCCTTTTCATTTGTAACATGTCAACAAATGTAACAGATTTAAAAAGGTTGTGTGTGTGGGGGGAAGGAAGAGgttgataaatatatataatcaattaCATGGAAGTTATGTCATAAGCAGCATGTGACCCTGCAGGTTCTGTTGTATTGATAATAACTGGAGTGTTTTCATCTTGCCCGTTACCCACACAAGACAAAACATGAGGCTCAGCAAGAGTTGTTTTCCCTTGTTGTGGTCGATTGCTCAAAAGCATTCCCTTGGCACCTGCTGATAAAGCTTCCTGACCCTCAGCAACTGATTTTATATTTCCTTCTCGATCACATCCCACTATTTTGCCCTTCACTTTTGAAGGATCAAGTGTTCCGGGCCTACAAAGTCGCCTGtaacaatatataaaagaataataagaaaacatcatttaattaataaataggTTATTTTAAAGTGAAGCATTTGAGGTTTGTACTTACGCAGCACGATCTGTCGCATTGGCAAGTTTACCATCCGTACCAAGAATCAGAGAAAACGACTTATTAGGCGGTAAGGTTACAAAAAGACTAGCTCCCTAGTAATAGAAATTAGAAAAcaattatttcaaatttaataataacaacaataagaagtagaaaaagaataaaaaatcagGATGACATATACCGTGACTTTTTGTTACCAATAGTTATTGTACTGCTGAAGTCTCTGTCTAATGTACTAGCAGCAATTGTGAATACCCATGGAGCTATATTCACCACGCTTCCTTCGGTTGGTCCATCGTTCCCTGCAGAGGCAACTACTGATATGTTTCTAGAAAGTGCATGGAATGCACCTATTGAAACCTCATCTGTGAAAATATCTTCAGGATAGACAAGATATTGGCCAGCAACTGAAAGTGATAATATATCAACACCATCACTAATGGCTTGGTCAATAGCAGCCAACACATCAGCTCCAAAGCAGTCAGCATCATCTCATGTTCCGTATTTTAAATCAATCGATATGAAATTTAAGTTTTTCTCTCTATCATGCTATGAAACTTATTTTTCCTATGACATAAATCTCATTTCTTTGGCAATGTAATTTGTAACAGATGCATAATGTTGATGCAATATTGTAGAGTTTATATATCCAAACCTACGATGACCTAAACATGTGTGGTACTCCTTGTGGAATGCTAATAACTTAATAAGTACTCTTAAGGCATTGATTAAATAACTAAGAGGTAATTTTTGTATTGAATATGATGTATTTATTACTTTGAAAAGTGTTTGGCTTATATTTCTCAGAACTCagatacattttattttatgattccTTAAACATCTTCTCCTGCACTGTGACTTTGCTTTAAAAATTTGGTACTGTATATTGGTGTTTTGTTGGATTGGTTAGACATTAGTGTTACCTCCGAATTTATTTTCCCTTTTCGAGATGATGTCTGGAGTTGCTAGTAATAAAAGAATTAGAAAAGGTCTTTGGCTCATTTGACTCAACAGTATGAACAATTTTGAATGCAAGAGATGGAATTATTTTTCAAACCATAGGAAGGATTATTTAGAGGTGGTTGAGGAGATTCAATTTATGTCTTGCAGATGGTGGATTGGTAGTAAAAATGGCGGTGGGAGCCTTTGTTTGCGCAGCTAAGGTCGATGTCTGCTGTTAACAGCAGTTTGTTCTGGCTTTTGCCTTCTTTCTTAGGTAAAATTCAggttatttgtttggttttttggGTTCTAATTTTGACAATAAAATTAGTgtatttttttgtgtatatatatatatatatatattggctGTTAAAAACATTTACGATTATTTGTCAATATTagtaaaattcaaattaagCCAATTACTTGCTTCACAAGTAAAGTTTGTTAGAGAACAGTTATGAGCTAACTGAATTGGTTAGAAGGTAGTTATGATGTACTAGTTGATCCTTGGTATCACATTTAGTCTATATAAGTGTGAATcattcttcttcaaaaaaagtGTGAATCATTCATTAGTAACATTAGATTTGTGAGCACTAAAACTTTTCTCTAGTTGCGTCTATTCCACGCCTATTTTTTGAGTTTGCTGCTTGTTTTGCGTCTGCGCTCATCTTGAGCTTATTTCCATGGTGATACTTTTCTTGTTTTAACAATTATGTtgaatatataatacaatactataataaattatattctACTGTGAATAGTAAATGTATTTTATAATatgataatataatataatgataaaaatgaaaTGTGAATTTTAGTAAAAAGTTGGTATTTAAGTTGTAAAGAAGACcagtaaaaaaaagttgtaaacaaagaaaaaaaataacctGTTGCAAGGATTTTTCTTGAGTTTTCCGAATTGACTAATTTGACATGCTTTTCCTCCATGCCATTTTGATGGGATAGGTCCAAATCCTTTCTCGATAAAACTCTGGGATTCCGGCCAAACACCTATTCATTTTCAAGgttggagaaaaaaaataatgtgattatgttattttgagttgtcaaaaaaattatttcttaagcatacttaaaaaaaatagaaaatcaaactTTAGTTTTTGCAATATTATTTGAAACAACTATAATGTGCCATATTTTACATACGTCCGATTCAAAATCGATAGTTGAGAATGTTTTGATCATAAAACTGTGTAACACCAGAGCCATTCAATCTTAAATGAATGACTCAGATTTAATACAGTGTGAAACTGTGtgcaaaaacaaacaacaaagaaTGTAGATCCGTAAAAATCTTACCCGAGTCAATGTTTACGATTATTGTATTTTCACCAAACTTCCCCTTTTGCCATGCAGTACTCTTACCGTTTCTTTGTAGTCCAATAAATTCCCATGACCTTGTAGTGTGCAGTTTATGAGATTTGCTCAAGAACACTGACACTACATTTACTTTTTCTGCCCAATGGAAACATTAATATTGAGTCAactaatttgaaacaaaattttaattggcctattttctttttcttttcaataaatAATTGGACTAGTTAGATCTCTTAAGTACCTAAGGTTAATGAcaaaaatgttattaaaaaaaaataaggttaATGACAAAAATGTATTGATAccacactatttttttttctaaataattttgtgacGAAGTCACACATTTAAGTCTGAAGAAGTGAAAGTTTGTGGGTTTGAACTCGTACCCTAAGACACTACAATAATTTCAGTCATTAAATCTATTTTCTAGACGTGACAAATGGAAGAATGCTCACTTGCAATATATGTTGCTTGTTCCTCTTCAAGTAACGCAGCAAAGCCATtgatgtgtttgttatatgaaTAAATTATTGCTTCTTTTGCTTTCTCCCGGCTGTAAAAGAATACACATGATATATATCCTATTGAATGTGAAATTGTGTTGTTGaagattgtttgaagtctcacattgcttaggtttctgagatgtgaagtgtataaatatgtgagggcaacctcaccctttgagctagttTTTtggatgagatccaagcatatttaacatggtatcagagccgggttaggGATTGCAATGTGGGCATCTGACCCAGGatcacgctaggcgtgagggtgggtgttgaatgtgtGAAATTGTGTTGTTgaagattgtttgaagtccctcattgcttaggttcccgggatgtgaagtgtataaatatgtgaggacaacctcaccctttgagctagcttttggggatgagatccaaacatattttccaattgttaagagtcccacatcggttgagagatggcctgactaagtgtttatatactagaggcaatcctcaccttacaagccgattttgtaaggatgagttaggcccaatacttatttctaagatggtattagagcctctccaagatccgttgggccacccgatatcgggtcacctaccgtttatatccacacACCAAGcttaggctctgataccatcttagaaataagtattgggtctaactcatccttacaaaaccggcttgtaaggtgaggattgcctctagtatataaacacttagtcagaccatctctcaaccgatgtgggactcttaacaccaATCTATTTTAACATTATACTATTGAATGATAAATGCTATGTAATTGTACCATAAAGTTATATGCAATGTAATATAATTGTCCAATGAtgtaccaaaagaaaataaatttgtcGGCCATCATCATCTTAATAATATACAAACCCAAACCAATGTTAGGGAAATTTTGCTTATTTGTCCACCTCTAACCACATTCTTGCCAAATCAtcgttaaaaaatattatttccaTTCCATATTTAGTTATGTTGCCATGTTGGATGCATGAGTTGGATGAAAAttcaaacttttgaattttCCCTCTTCTTTTGGCTGAACATGCAATGACTAAATAAGAAGTTGTTTCCATTCATTTGTTTTCTCAGCCCAAAccggacaaaaaaaaaaaaatagacaaagcAGTAGAACACACAGTGTCGCGTCGCTTTCACTCTGTTTTCATTCCCACGTtgctttccttcttttctttctccatcTTCAGCATCCCATTTTGGTGAAAAATCAAAAGCTGTTACTTTACAATCCCATATACAAGCTTTGACCAATGCTTttccaaattcaaatttcaaaaatctCTCAAAAACTCTTTCCCCCCTCCCTCTTCATTCTGATTCTTTCTATTTGCCCTTCAATCTCTCACTCTCTCTTTTGAAGCTTTTGTCTACAGGTCTCAAATTTAActgattttgaaatcttttattgtcatcaagttttttttttgaacatttAAACTTTATTAGCAACCCCCAAACCATGGTACAAGGCATACCAAGTGGGGAATAAAAGATACAAAAGATGGGAGGCTTCACAGGAAAATCACAAAAGAATACAAAAGAATACAAAAGATGTCATCAAGTTGTTTATTCTCTTATGTTCACGGATACTGAAATCTTAATTGCCCGACGAGTTTGATAATACGTATATTTATTGTACGAAATTACTACAAGACGGTATTTCCCGTGCGTTAGCACGGGCACTAGAACTAGTTACTTAACATGTACACGTTTATTAAATACTATGTATTTAATTCAACGTTAATTAGTCCAGTAGTGATTGAAGCTGAATTTGATATAACTATGATTGAAAGGATTGAAATGACCAAAAACATGTTTAACtctaattatttcttttttagaaaaatactcGATTTTGGTTCTTGAGCGTTATAAACATTTTTACTATATGTCTAACATTAGAATGTCTCTATTTTGTAgcttgggaaaaaaatatatatttaactatAATTTACACTAACAACTTTTAGTTTAGTCTCTCTAAAAGTTTTCTTCGAAATTTGATCCCtctagattttttattttcagtttTAATATCTTCTTTTATATAAAAGTTCACGTCGTGGCTtcaattaactttttttgtgaCATGTCAATATCATTGATATACCCTAAAATTTCACTAGTTTGATAATCTTTAATCTTGGAtcctttattaatttatttataactttaaattaaatttttaaactaaatattttttttcgactaaaatattaaatagttaaattaaaCTAATGATATTTTTATGGTCTTATTAGTTATATGCCATACAAAAAGTCATTTTAACTTGGTAAAAAGACTAATAATATATaggtcatgttaaacagtgaTCCCGGAGCATTAGTTAAtcatactaaaaaaataaacaaatgataaaattaattatgtgagagaataatttttacatcattaaaacattaaatacacaatttacgagataaaattttcatatttatatgtttaaccAGTAGcatttttcataatatatttaacCCAGTTATATGATGCATTGTATACCTTCCCAAGGTTGAACTTAGTAAATCATAATGAGAATTAGTAGCAATTTCAAGTTCAACAGATGTAGGGTGAGGGCCATGACCATGAGAATGTGCTCCCAAGTAGGGGTGATTGTATctgaaccaatccaaaagtaaaaccacaaatcgaaccaaaccaaaccgaaaaccgcaaaaaccgcatttgttttggatgtatttggatggctttcttactgaaccgcaaaccgcaaaaaccgcaaaaaccgcggataaccgcaaaaaccgcattaagttactattatatatttatattccaattttagtaaaagaaaatatatttatattccaatatacatgcccaattaccaagtcagtcgaccaaattaatcgaactccaagttgtttttattttttgtactgaaattttattttggtgttgtaatgttattttaaataaacaaattttatcggtaccgtgatgttattttgaaaattcaatttttttatatatttaaaattgtaagttactataatgttattttggataaataatttttgttggtactacaatgttattttggaactttaattttttatttttttttatgcttaaaattattcggtacaatcgttatgttttaaaccgcaccaaccgaaccgatccaaaccgcattggtttggtttggatgactttttaaaaatcaaccgaatcaaaccgaaccgcatgcatttttatctcgcggttaggatgacttttatgctcaaaaccgaaccaaaccgcaccgcgatcacccctactCCCAAGTATACAATGTAACACTGCACAACAAGACCCAACGGTTGGTGAAATGTTACAAATGATGGGAATTTAGCAACACAACatatattgaaacaagaaacatcaaataattgaaaatatatatatatatatatatatatatatatatatatatatatatatatatatatatatatatatatatatatatatatatagcatacAAGCCTATAAACCTTTTTGGTGCCATTGACAGCTTCTAGCAAGAACATGAAAATGAAAAGTAATGAAAACATATTGTGATGAAGAGAAAATAGGGAACCGCCCATTTCTTAGTATTTGGTCTTCGCAAGAACTTCATCTTGCTATTACCCTACATTACATTTATACACATTCCCTTTCTCTCTTTCATGATTAATTTCACGTGTTGTTTTTTCTCAACTGGTCCATGCAGAAAGTGCTTCACATAGCTTTTCCTTTTCCAAATAGTATATGATACGTTtaaagttttacttttacttttttGAGTCTCTTAGATTTTACATAAGAGTTTAATaatacaatataaaataattttatattattatttaataaaaaattattaatttgttatattataCAACTATTTGtaaaacattttataatttgataGATCGAATATATAATACTCATCAAATGTTAttgaaaaactattttatactatCAATGtgtattctattttttttatgctagGACTTACCGCAACTCGATTCTCGACATGTTCTTGTTGCCATTgatggtaaaataaaaaatttaaaaaaaaaaaaaaaaaaaactaacaaaagaTACAAGAATAAATTTTCTTgcgaaaaaaattgaaatttgatgtTTTGTTGAATTTGCATATATATGAGGAGGTATCAATTTACATTAGTGTAACCTTAATTTGATAGTGTTAGACAACTCAATATTAttttaacgaatataaattttacaaaaatattctattattaaCCACAATATTCGCATAGGTTCGTCCATCTTTCGCAATGAAGTCATACGTACTGAGATGCTTtgttccttcaatttttttggcATTCCCTTGGAAAGTTTTGAAGGAAAGGATATAGcaacaataaatcaataataGACTCACAACTAATGATTGCACCGATTtccattttaatatatataaaaagcaTATGGT
This genomic interval from Trifolium pratense cultivar HEN17-A07 linkage group LG6, ARS_RC_1.1, whole genome shotgun sequence contains the following:
- the LOC123892266 gene encoding subtilisin-like protease Glyma18g48580, which translates into the protein YLGAHSHGHGPHPTSVELEIATNSHYDLLSSTLGSREKAKEAIIYSYNKHINGFAALLEEEQATYIAKKVNVVSVFLSKSHKLHTTRSWEFIGLQRNGKSTAWQKGKFGENTIIVNIDSGVWPESQSFIEKGFGPIPSKWHGGKACQISQFGKLKKNPCNSDGVDILSLSVAGQYLVYPEDIFTDEVSIGAFHALSRNISVVASAGNDGPTEGSVVNIAPWVFTIAAITGASLFVTLPPNKSFSLILGTDGKLANATDRAARLCRPGTLDPSKVKGKIVGCDREGNIKSVAEGQEALSAGAKGMLLSNRPQQGKTTLAEPHVLSCVGNGQDENTPVIINTTEPAGSHAAYDITSMDSKLKSGTTIRFSGAKVLYGRKPAPVMASFSSRGPNKIQPSILKPDVTAPGVNILAAYSLFASASNLVTDNRTGFPFNVMQGTSMSCPHVAGIAGLLKTLHPNWSPAAIKSAIMTTATTLDKTNRPIQDAFKKKQATPFAYGSGHVQPDLAIDPGLVYDLGIKDYLNFLCAYGYNQQLISALNFNGTFVCSGSHSIEDFNYPSITLPNLGLNVVNVTRTVTNVGSPGTYVAKTQLTGYKIAVVPNSLTFKKIGEKKTFQVIVQATNVTPRKKYQFGNLQWTDGKHIVRSPITVKRK